The Oscillatoria sp. FACHB-1407 genomic interval GATATTTGTAGGAGTTTGTCGTGCGATCGAATAATCGACTCAGCGCCTCAATGTCGAGGGTCGGGGAAGGAGGCAGCGTCATAGTGGTATTTTCTTGCTTGAGCTTTTATCCTGAATTCTATGCGACCCAGGGGGAAACGCATGGACACGACACGACTGGGATCAAGGGGCGAGGTCTGCACCACATCGCAGGCTCATGTTTTTGTGACTAATTTTGATCAGTTGATTGCTTGCTGCGATCGCAGTCAAACTGGCAAACGCCTCCCTGGTGCCCTTTACGTTCATGTCTCTGCCCTCCCTGCCCTGGAGCGATCGCTGCAAGATTACGAGAATCTGTCTCGTCAACACCTGAAGAAGTTGGAGGGGGCTACCCTCGTCAAATTCAGCACTGACCAGCCCAGAGTTTCCTACCTGTCTTATCCTGATTTTGATACCGATGCCCACCCTGCTCTGCAATGGAGCGTTCAGGTTGACCTGGTAACTTCGCAAGTGGGTGTGCGGAACTATAACGGCACAGATAATCCGCCTGTTCTACACCGGAAGGAAACCTTTGTCACCTCAGACTACCCTCTGTATCAACCCTTTGCAGAACTGACGCGACAGGAAGAAGCTCTGGGGCTACTGAATCAATCGCGGGAGATCGGAACTCGTGAGGGTTGGGCAAAACGGCTGACCGATTGCGGGATTGAGATTCAGGGTCATGTCCTGGCTTGCCCGACTTCCCGAACTGCGGTTATCAGTCAGCCCAAGATCGATCGCCACAAAGCCGCTCTTGTCCGTAACGAGCTTTCTAAGCCTGTGAGGGTTGCGTTGGAAGCAGGATTATTTCCCCCTGAAACTACCTTCTTCGACTACGGCTGTGGGCATGGGGGAGATGTGGAGCGGATTGGCGATCGCGGCTACATCAGTGCTGGTTGGGACCCCTACTATCGTCCTGATACTCCCTGCGCGTCGGCTGATATTGTCAACCTGGGTTACATCATCAACGTCATCGAAGATCCGGCAGAGCGACGGCAGGCATTGCTCAAAGCCTGGGAGTTGACCGGGAAGGTGTTAATTGTCGCGGCGCAAGTGCTGATCGAAGATCGAATGCGCGGCATGATGGCGTACAGCGATGGGGTGATTACCCGCCGCAACACGTTCCAGAAGAATTACAGCCAGGAGGAACTCAAGAGCTACATCGACCAGGTGCTTGGCGTTGATGCCATTCCGGTTGCGTTGGGCATTTACTTGGTTTTTCGAG includes:
- a CDS encoding DNA phosphorothioation-associated putative methyltransferase; translation: MDTTRLGSRGEVCTTSQAHVFVTNFDQLIACCDRSQTGKRLPGALYVHVSALPALERSLQDYENLSRQHLKKLEGATLVKFSTDQPRVSYLSYPDFDTDAHPALQWSVQVDLVTSQVGVRNYNGTDNPPVLHRKETFVTSDYPLYQPFAELTRQEEALGLLNQSREIGTREGWAKRLTDCGIEIQGHVLACPTSRTAVISQPKIDRHKAALVRNELSKPVRVALEAGLFPPETTFFDYGCGHGGDVERIGDRGYISAGWDPYYRPDTPCASADIVNLGYIINVIEDPAERRQALLKAWELTGKVLIVAAQVLIEDRMRGMMAYSDGVITRRNTFQKNYSQEELKSYIDQVLGVDAIPVALGIYLVFRDEAQAQTFRASRFRSRATTPRVKASVKRFEQYQEMLAPLMAFFTDRGRLPLEEELQEFGALQSEFGTLRRAFQVVLQATEGQEWDAISEKRRQDLLVYLALSHFGTRPKLRHLAPIVQHDIKALFGNYQQACTAADLMLLSLGNLEVMAERCKSSAIGKKLSNSLWVHVSALDALDPLLRLYEGCASRTIGRPEEATVVKFHTSKPKITYLFYPDFDREPHPCLRTSMQIDLQDLHVSYRDYDPEENSPVLHQKELLVQPDYPLYEKFAKLSQQEADWGLLDDLGKIRDRRGWQKCLEEHCAELKGHRVVWRKNADPYRVKLLKSVQRQKSG